CGATGGATCGAACTAGGGTTATTTGTCGTGACGGAAAAAGAAGAAGTGAAGGTCAGGGATGAATATCGGGCAAGCATACGAAAGCTGAACGCATCGGCATCTTCGATTTCAGATGTTGCTCGACAGATCGTTCTTTCGCCGGAAAACAACAAGAACTTTTGGAGCGATGAAGAAAACAGATCAGCGGATTTTTCTCGCGCGGCATGCTGGATTCTCGCACAGGATGTCCACGCTTTTGTTCCTACGTCATACACACAGGTCGAACCAAAGGCCCTCGAACAAGCTGGCTCACCCGAGGTGATCTTATTTCAGAACGACACTCGCTGGTCTGGATTCGTGTCTTGGGCAACGTTTCTCGGACTCGGTCGGTCTGACTCGGGAAAGGCATCAGGTGGCTTCATTGCCGATCCGACAACATGGATTTGCGGCCCGGTAACGACGCTCCTTCCACCAAAGAATGATATGCCGGTAAGAGAATTCTTAGACGGACTTGCTGAAGCCGTTCCCATTTTAGATGGCGGGCGATTTCGAGCGGAGGTGGAAAGCAAACTTCGTCCTGAAAAATGGAAGTCACCAGCCAGCGATGCGATTTCGACATCCCTTTCGCGGGCATTGCTACGACTTCAAGCGAGCGGCATCCTCCGTTTTGATGACCGTTCTGACTCGGAGTCGCGAGTCAATCTTATCGGTCGCGCCGGTCAAACCGTGCAGTCTGTGACCCACATTCTGCTAGGAGATGCGACATGAGCCTTCTAAGATTCTGGCCGACCGAAGCCGATTGTTTGGAATGTATAAAGCCAGAAGCCGAGAATCCGTCCGACGCAGTTTTCTTGGCCGTTCATCAAGAAATGCGGTTTGTGCGGAAGAGCTTCCAGACCGATCAGACAGAAAGCAAGTCACAAAACCAATTACTTAATGAGTTCCTTCGAGACGAGCCAAGCGGACGTGTGATTCTACCCATACTCGGCGAGTCGGGTATCGGTAAGTCACACCTCGTTCGTTGGCTGAAAGTACAGTTGCAGCAACGTAAGGATCATGACAAGAGGCATGTGATTCTGATCCCGAAAAGCTCCAGTTTGAAGTCGGTATTGGGACGAATCTTAGACGGGCTCGATGGGCCACGGTACCAGGAAATTCGCAGCCAGCTGAAGTCTGCACGTGAGCAGATGGATGAGATTGGCGCGAAGCAGCGGATCCGTGCCGAGTTGTTGACCTCGATCGAGCGTAACCACACCGAGGCATCAAAACGTAAGGAACTCGCCCAACAAACTGGGGGCAAGCTCAGCGAAAAGGACAAGTTGTGGCTGGGACATGGCGACCCCAGGTGCCTACGATCGCTATTGGACGATCCCGCTACGCAGAAGTTATTTACGATCGGCACGTCGTATCGACCCGGAATTATCTCTGAGTTAGCCCGGCATATTGCCAAGGACACATCCGCAACTGAGTCACCTCGGCGTCAGTTTGAACGCGACGACTTCCTCGTGCCTGACGAGTTGGCGAGCGACATAAAGGAAGCAGGTCAGATTGCTGGGCGATATTTGGACAAGCTACAGCGGACAACGGATACCAAGAGTCTCGATGATGCGATCAAATTGCTCAACAGTATTGTCGACGACGCAATTGCTCCATTGGCAACGCCGACTGACACCTCACTCGCAGAACTCTTTTACGAGGTGCGACGTCAGCTTTTGGCCGACGATCGCGAATTGGTTTTATTGGTGGAAGACTTTGCCGTCCTTGCTGGCGTCCAAAAAGCTCTGCTGGATGCGATCATCCGTGAAGGTGAAACTGGTGGGAAAAGGGAGGCGTGTACGATCCGTACCGCTCTGGCGGTCACGGACGGTTACTTTGGGAACTTAGACACGGTGAAAACTCGAGCGATCCACGGTTGGTGGATCGAAACCGGAGCAAATTCCGATGAAGAGCAAATCATTAATCAAATCGGCAATTTCGTAGCGGCCTATGTCAACGCCGCTCGAATCGGCGCGAAGCGACTTGAGCAACATTTCGCGGATCCGAACAATTTTGGCAAGAAGGCTCCCAACGCTATGGACTTCCTGGCTCCCGAACCGGAAGAACTCGGGCTGTTGGCTAACTTTGGACAATCCGCAGATAACTACAGCCTCTTTCCGTTCAATCCCTCGGCGATTTTAACTATTGCCGACTGGCGACTCCGCGACAGCAGTGGCAAGTTGAGATTTCATCCTCGTAGCGTAATCAATGAGATCATTCTTCCCGTCGTGAAGGATACGCGCGGGAGTTATGAACGTGGTTCGTTTCCGCCACGAAATTTTCTTGGGTCGGAGAGAAGGATTTGGGCTGACCTGCGAAGGGAGGTGCAGCGAAAAGAAAGTGACCCCGAACGTCAGGAACAGTATCTATACCTCCTGCATTTTTGGGCGAACAAGCCTGAGAGATTGGTCCAAGCAAGTCTTCCGACAGGCGTCTTTACGGCGTTCGGCCTCAAGCCGCTTGATGGAAGCAAGACCGCGACTGCTCCACGTACTCTCAAGCCTCTTTCGCCGAATGAGGACAGCGAGGTGAGTGGCACGCCGCCGACAATACCTGAACGCGAAACAGGCGAACCCGAGGTCGAACGTGATCCACCAGCTATTCAACAGTTCATAAAGAAGTTGGACGACTGGAAGAACAATGGTGTTCTCGGCCAGGGTGAGGCTAACAGGATTCGCGGATGGATCAACACGCACTTGATGCACTCCATCAATTGGGAAGCCGAGTTGCTCCGATCCGTCAAACCGACCACGAACACGTATGCGACTAGTATCTATCTGCCAAGGGCAAAGGGGAATCCGCCCAATATTGCAAAAGCATTTGTTGTCGTCGCCGATGACGAGAAGTTCAAAGAAGCCGCCACAGCTAACGATGTCTTTTCAGTCATTCGTGCGATGCTCCGATACGACCACTACGGCGGTTGGGATTACGACCAATCAGACGAGGACTACGTCTATGTTGCAAACTTTATCGACAGTCATTTAGAGAATGCGTCCGCTTGGGTGCATGGGAAATATAAGAATGTTGATGGATCTCCGGTTCCCTCACTCGTGCAGTCCCTTCTTTGGCAGGCCCGGCAACTAAACGTCGAATCCGCTCACAGAACGGATGATGTAAGCCAATTTGATGCTGTTTTTGCTTCACCGATCGTCGGTAGAAGTACGAACGAAAACGACGAATGGCGTGACTTTCTCCGCGATCTATTCTCGCATCAGCAATTGCTGCAGGAGGAATTGCTTGAGCGTGTTGGTGCATTTCAAGGAACTGGCAAGACGCCGCATGCGGTTGACGCGTTCCAGTTGCTCTCCACCATTCAGGAATTTCGAAAGACATGGAAATTCTCCGAGAAGTTTCCGTCACTTCCGAGCGGTGCGTCCGATGAACTCAAGGCAATTGAAAAACATGTTGGTTTGCTTTACCGACTTGGTAATTC
The sequence above is drawn from the Rubinisphaera margarita genome and encodes:
- the dpdH gene encoding protein DpdH, which encodes MSLLRFWPTEADCLECIKPEAENPSDAVFLAVHQEMRFVRKSFQTDQTESKSQNQLLNEFLRDEPSGRVILPILGESGIGKSHLVRWLKVQLQQRKDHDKRHVILIPKSSSLKSVLGRILDGLDGPRYQEIRSQLKSAREQMDEIGAKQRIRAELLTSIERNHTEASKRKELAQQTGGKLSEKDKLWLGHGDPRCLRSLLDDPATQKLFTIGTSYRPGIISELARHIAKDTSATESPRRQFERDDFLVPDELASDIKEAGQIAGRYLDKLQRTTDTKSLDDAIKLLNSIVDDAIAPLATPTDTSLAELFYEVRRQLLADDRELVLLVEDFAVLAGVQKALLDAIIREGETGGKREACTIRTALAVTDGYFGNLDTVKTRAIHGWWIETGANSDEEQIINQIGNFVAAYVNAARIGAKRLEQHFADPNNFGKKAPNAMDFLAPEPEELGLLANFGQSADNYSLFPFNPSAILTIADWRLRDSSGKLRFHPRSVINEIILPVVKDTRGSYERGSFPPRNFLGSERRIWADLRREVQRKESDPERQEQYLYLLHFWANKPERLVQASLPTGVFTAFGLKPLDGSKTATAPRTLKPLSPNEDSEVSGTPPTIPERETGEPEVERDPPAIQQFIKKLDDWKNNGVLGQGEANRIRGWINTHLMHSINWEAELLRSVKPTTNTYATSIYLPRAKGNPPNIAKAFVVVADDEKFKEAATANDVFSVIRAMLRYDHYGGWDYDQSDEDYVYVANFIDSHLENASAWVHGKYKNVDGSPVPSLVQSLLWQARQLNVESAHRTDDVSQFDAVFASPIVGRSTNENDEWRDFLRDLFSHQQLLQEELLERVGAFQGTGKTPHAVDAFQLLSTIQEFRKTWKFSEKFPSLPSGASDELKAIEKHVGLLYRLGNSRIDARRKRIAEQSKRIVDELGKDYDKAELLKDLESVCTLAQQYGLAGDISVNQVRKLAEKFREAPVKEVGKQIDAIVSGDDLAAQMTAIAKLDIETHTLLVEFSQTCAQFLRERAGKAQNKILAWSADVVEKKKLDVDEILQTLEEAVVPYQKVDE
- the dpdG gene encoding protein DpdG; the encoded protein is MSILNRPSDGLVSVLVALVRSSVMVGTMPKSKLLDICSPKTLGDGKQDMAIKTLNRWIELGLFVVTEKEEVKVRDEYRASIRKLNASASSISDVARQIVLSPENNKNFWSDEENRSADFSRAACWILAQDVHAFVPTSYTQVEPKALEQAGSPEVILFQNDTRWSGFVSWATFLGLGRSDSGKASGGFIADPTTWICGPVTTLLPPKNDMPVREFLDGLAEAVPILDGGRFRAEVESKLRPEKWKSPASDAISTSLSRALLRLQASGILRFDDRSDSESRVNLIGRAGQTVQSVTHILLGDAT